Proteins encoded by one window of Bactrocera oleae isolate idBacOlea1 chromosome 4, idBacOlea1, whole genome shotgun sequence:
- the trpl gene encoding transient-receptor-potential-like protein has translation MSQHPSMGTQKKLPVGVPAHGLPAGARKGCLPLGLPQPLLLEEKKFLLAVERGDMGNVRRILQKAHRKRHININCMDPLGRRALTLAIDNENLEMVELLVIMGIETKDALLHAINAEFVEAVELLLEHEELIYKEGEPYSWQKVDMNTAVFPPDITPLILAAHKDNFEILKILLDRGAAVPVPHDIRCGCDECVRLSNEDSLRHSLSRVNIYKALASPSLICLTSSDPLLTAFQLSWELRNLAFTEQECKAEYMELRRQCQKFAVDLLDQTRTSNELAIILNYDPEISTYEPGDRMSLNRLEHAIMYKQKKFVAHSNIQQLLSAIWYDGLPGFRRKTVLEKFWCIVQVAVLFPVYCMVYMFAPNCRTGILMRKPFMKFLIHASSYLFFLFILILVSQRADDDVIRLFGTERMRQTLAEEQLRQRGKAPTKLELLVVFYVFGFMFEEVQEIFTLGMKSYLRNMWNFIDFLRNSLYVSVMCLRILAYIQQTSEIAHNPKMAFVPREKWDDYDPQLIAEGLLAAANVFSALKLVHLFSINPHLGPLQISLGRMVIDIVKFFFIYSLVLFAFACGLNQLLWYFADLEKSKCYSLPDGSADWGGNGDSCMKWRRFGNLFESSQSLFWASFGMVGLSDFELTGIKSYTRFWGLLMFGSYSVINVIVLLNLLIAMMSNSYAMIDEHSDTEWKFARTKLWMSYFEDSATLPPPFNIMPSAKWLIRVFRKSSKEIDKKRSKKRQLKDQDNAYDNIMRSLVWRFISAEHRKFEENPVTEDDINELKCEISTMRYEILDVFENSGLDCSSASKREKPSRAKRNKVWERRLMKGFQVAPVQVVYEDTNFNVNGEGEINEIKIEKEPSRDPNETPIERFRRVAHTVAAQSATHKWTVVLRGVTKNSQIGRCSNYHDADNLQHLGKAIEEAKRLFMLSPTFSRPGIESPTPIEFEDEKTSTLLDLLNKISEEIDDHYDTPNARTAEMKKRELLRAFHQQQAPTYKEQTFLRQNKPKLQPAEQVQLTRAKTAPEIELNKAGKVPTNNKVNSNSSKPTNELSLSAASLDKQQQSTKASAPKAQAPGKAISAATSGPSGSVKKSTAPQAPPSYTQSNISRSSGANDRTGSRHTPFSVEFGYSGRRPGYTGPTANVNSFDIDVVDLDDMDTDSEQYYHTNDDNVSNVSSVAKLSPMQPAGGARPKEVRAELTRDFSIENEKQPKATRHQSSGGNHNGGSGNRALPPPVDRNGKQWM, from the exons GTGCCAGCTCATGGCTTACCGGCTGGCGCGCGTAAGGGCTGCTTACCTTTGGGATTACCGCAGCCGTTGTTGTTGGAGGAGAAGAAATTCCTTTTGGCGGTGGAGCGCGGTGATATGGGCAATGTACGCAG aATTCTGCAGAAGGCCCATCGCAAGCGCCACATCAATATCAATTGCATGGATCCTTTGGGGCGTCGCGCGCTCACCCTGGCCATTGATAATGAGAACCTTGAAATGGTTGAATTGTTGGTGATTATGGGCATTGAGACGAAGGATGCTCTACTGCATGCCATTAATGCGGAATTCGTTGAGGCTGTAGAGCTGCTGCTGGAGCATGAGGAACTTATCTATAAGGAAGGCGAACCCTAT AGTTGGCAAAAAGTCGATATGAATACAGCTGTGTTCCCACCCGACATCACACCGCTGATATTGGCTGCTCATAAAGACAATTTtgagattttaaaaatattattggatCGTGGCGCTGCCGTACCGGTGCCACATGATATACG CTGTGGTTGTGATGAGTGCGTACGTTTGTCAAACGAAGACTCGCTACGTCATTCTTTGTCACGTGTTAATATTTATAAGGCCTTGGCGAGTCCATCACTCATTTGTCTCACCTCCAGTGATCCATTGCTCACTGCATTCCAACTTTCATGGGAGTTGCGAAATTTGGCTTTTACAGAGCAG GAATGCAAGGCTGAGTATATGGAATTGCGTCGTCAATGCCAAAAATTTGCTGTTGATCTGTTGGATCAAACACGTACTTCGAATGAACTGGCCATTATACTCAATTATGATCCAGAGATATCTACATACGAGCCTGGCGATCGCATGAGCTTGAATCGACTTGAACATGCCATTATGTATAAGCAAAAGAAG TTTGTTGCCCACTCGAATATCCAACAGTTGCTCTCCGCGATTTGGTACGATGGCTTACCCGGTTTTAGGCGTAAAACGGTACTCGAAAAGTTCTGGTGCATCGTACAAGTCGCAGTGCTCTTTCCCGTTTATTGTATGGTCTACATGTTTGCGCCCAACTGTCGCACCGGTATTTTGATGCGTAAACCGTTTATGAAGTTTCTCATACACGCCTCGTCCTATCTGTTCTTCCTGT TCATACTAATCCTGGTCTCACAGCGTGCCGACGACGATGTCATACGTCTTTTTGGCACCGAACGCATGCGGCAAACGTTGGCCGAAGAACAGCTGCGTCAGCGTGGCAAAGCACCGACTAAGCTGGAGTTGCTAGTTGTCTTCTATGTGTTCGGCTTCATGTTTGAGGAGGTGCAGGAGATTTTTACGTTGGGCATGAAGAGCTACTTGCGGAATATGTGGAACTTCATTGATTTTCTGCGCAACAGCTTGTACGTCAGCGTCATGTGCTTGAG aATCCTCGCCTACATACAACAAACCAGCGAAATCGCCCACAATCCAAAAATGGCGTTCGTGCCGCGCGAAAAATGGGACGACTACGATCCACAGCTAATTGCTGAGGGTCTACTAGCCGCCGCGAATGTATTCTCAGCACTCAAACTAGTACATCTATTCTCGATTAATCCGCACTTGGGGCCGCTACAGATCTCACTAGGACGCATGGTGATTGACATTGTGAAATTCTTTTTCATCTACTCCTTGGTGCTGTTCGCCTTCGCTTGTGGTCTTAACCAGTTGTTGTGGTATTTCGCCGATTTAGAGAAGAGTAAATGCTATAGCCTGCCTGATGGTTCAGCCGATTGGGGTGGTAATGGCGATTCGTGTATGAAGTGGCGACGCTTCGGAAA CCTCTTCGAGTCATCGCAATCACTCTTCTGGGCCAGTTTCGGCATGGTTGGCCTGTCCGATTTCGAGCTGACCGGCATTAAATCATACACACGCTTCTGGGGTTTGCTGATGTTCGGCTCGTACAGTGTCATCAATGTGATTGTATTGTTGAATCTACTCATCGCGATGATGTCCAATTCATATGCCATGATTGAT GAACACTCGGATACGGAATGGAAATTTGCACGTACCAAATTGTGGATGAGTTACTTTGAGGACAGCGCCACTTTGCCGCCACCCTTCAATATTATGCCTTCGGCTAAGTGGTTAATCAGAGTGTTCCGCAAATCGAGCAAGGAGATCGATAAGAAGCGTTCGAAG AAGCGTCAGCTTAAGGATCAGGATAATGCCTATGACAATATAATGCGTTCGTTGGTTTGGCGTTTCATTTCGGCGGAGCATCGCAAATTCGAAGAGAATCCTGTCACCGAAGATGACATTAATGAGCTGAAATGCGAGATTTCCACAATGCGCTATGAGATATTGGATGTGTTCGAGAATAGCGGCTTGGATTGTTCGAGCGCTAGCAAGCGTGAGAAAC CGTCACGTGCCAAGCGCAACAAAGTGTGGGAGCGGCGTCTCATGAAGGGTTTCCAGGTGGCGCCAGTACAAGTCGTCTACGAAGATACTAATTTCAATGTGAATGGCGAAGGTGAAATCAACGAAATCAAAATCGAGAAGGAGCCCTCGCGCGATCCCAATGAAACACCGATCGAGCGTTTCCGGCGTGTTGCACACACTGTGGCCGCGCAATCGGCAACACACAAATGGACCGTTGTGCTGCGTGGTGTAACCAAGAATTCGCAGATTGGACGCTGCAGCAACTATCACGATGCCGACAATTTGCAACACCTTGGAAAGGCGATCGAAGAGGCGAAGCG ACTCTTCATGCTCAGTCCCACCTTTTCACGTCCAGGCATCGAGTCGCCGACACCGATCGAGTTCGAAGATGAGAAGACCTCAACGCTACTGGATTTGCTCAATAAGATAAGTGAAGAGATCGATGATCACTATGACACACCTAACGCCAGGACGGCTGAAATGAAAAAGCGCGAATTACTACGCGCCTTCCATCAACAACAAGCACCCACCTACAAAGAGCAAACATTTCTAAGGCAAAACAAACCGAAATTGCAGCCAGCGGAGCAAGTGCAACTGACACGCGCCAAGACTGCACCAGAAATAGAGCTTAACAAGGCCGGCAAAGTACCGACTAACAACAAGGTAAACAGCAATAGCAGCAAGCCCACCAATGAATTGTCCCTCTCTGCCGCATCTTTAGACAAGCAGCAGCAGTCCACTAAAGCGTCTGCACCAAAAGCGCAAGCGCCTGGCAAAGCAATTAGTGCGGCTACTAGTGGACCCAGCGGTTCGGTGAAGAAATCAACTGCACCGCAAGCACCGCCTAGCTATACACAGAGCAACATTAGCAGAAGCAGCGGCGCAAATGACAGAACCGGCAGTCGTCACACGCCATTTTCTGTAGAGTTCGGTTACTCTGGACGGCGACCAGGCTACACCGGACCCACCGCTAATGTTAACTCCTTCGACATCGATGTGGTCGATTTGGATGATATGGATACGGATAGCGAACAATACTATCACACCAACGATGACAATGTCTCCAACGTCAGTTCGGTTGCCAAGTTAAGCCCCATGCAGCCGGCAGGCGGCGCAAGACCAAAAGAAGTTCGTGCAGAGCTAACGCGAGACTTTAGCATCGAAAATGAGAAGCAGCCGAAGGCTACAAGGCATCAGTCGTCGGGTGGTAATCATAACGGTGGTAGTGGCAATCGCGCGCTACCACCGCCGGTGGATCGTAATGGCAAGCAGTGGATGTAA